Proteins from a single region of Syntrophales bacterium:
- the mraY gene encoding phospho-N-acetylmuramoyl-pentapeptide-transferase, with the protein MLYHLLYPLHTVFSSFNVFRYITFRTIYAAITALVICFVVGPWLIRKLQSLHVGQQVRDDGPSTHQVKQGTPTMGGVLIIFAVVVSTLLWANLRVDYIWLVILVTIGYGLIGFMDDYRKLTRRNSKGVPAKTRLAGEIAIALFVSVILFLKPGFSSNLTVPFFKTVLPDLGWMYILLSTFIIVGAANAVNLTDGLDGLAIGPAITCFLTYLLFAYFAGNVRISGYLQVPYVAGTGELSIFCGAMVGAGIGFLWYNTYPAQVFMGDVGSLSLGGALGTLAIMTKQEILLAIVGGIFVLETFSVIAQVGWFKLSGGKRIFRMAPIHHHFELKGWPEPKVIVRFWIISILLAMVAISTLKLR; encoded by the coding sequence ATGCTGTACCACCTGCTGTATCCGCTCCATACGGTGTTCTCCTCCTTCAACGTGTTCCGCTACATCACGTTCCGGACGATCTATGCCGCCATCACGGCCCTGGTCATCTGTTTCGTCGTCGGTCCCTGGCTGATCCGCAAGCTCCAGAGCCTCCACGTGGGCCAGCAGGTGCGGGACGACGGTCCGAGCACTCACCAGGTGAAACAGGGCACCCCCACCATGGGCGGGGTCCTCATCATCTTCGCCGTCGTCGTCTCGACCCTCCTGTGGGCCAACCTCCGGGTGGACTACATCTGGCTGGTGATCCTTGTGACGATCGGCTACGGGCTCATCGGGTTCATGGACGACTACCGGAAGCTGACCCGGCGGAACAGCAAGGGCGTTCCCGCGAAGACCCGCCTGGCGGGGGAGATCGCCATCGCGCTTTTCGTCAGCGTCATCCTGTTCTTGAAGCCGGGCTTCTCCTCGAACCTGACGGTTCCCTTCTTCAAGACGGTGCTTCCCGACTTGGGCTGGATGTACATCCTCCTGTCCACGTTCATCATCGTGGGTGCGGCCAACGCGGTGAACCTGACGGACGGCCTGGACGGCCTGGCCATCGGGCCGGCCATCACCTGCTTCCTGACGTACCTCCTGTTTGCGTATTTCGCGGGCAACGTCCGCATCTCCGGCTACCTCCAGGTCCCTTACGTGGCGGGAACGGGCGAGCTTTCGATCTTCTGCGGCGCCATGGTCGGCGCCGGGATCGGTTTTCTCTGGTACAACACCTACCCGGCCCAGGTCTTCATGGGCGACGTGGGATCGCTGTCCCTCGGGGGGGCCCTGGGGACCCTGGCGATCATGACCAAGCAGGAGATCCTCCTGGCCATCGTGGGGGGCATTTTCGTCCTCGAGACCTTCTCGGTCATCGCCCAGGTGGGCTGGTTCAAGCTGTCCGGCGGGAAGAGGATCTTCCGGATGGCCCCGATCCACCACCATTTCGAGCTGAAGGGATGGCCGGAGCCGAAGGTCATCGTCCGGTTCTGGATCATCTCGATCCTCCTGGCCATGGTGGCCATCAGCACGCTGAAACTGCGGTGA
- the murD gene encoding UDP-N-acetylmuramoyl-L-alanine--D-glutamate ligase gives MELAGKNILVIGLGKTGKSTAQFLARRGARVAVTDTRPAADFREWITGGNGSGQYVWTPYEPSSIAGIDLVIPSPGIPPSDAVLSVALRRGVPVFSEIELAARFLRIPMIAVTGTNGKTTVATLLGEIFRESGMEAFVGGNIGTPLIDRAGAEESDRYAVVEVSSFQLQYIDTFRPFVSLILNVTPDHVDYHGSFEAYRRAKERIFENQKGGDRVVLNADDPFLSPPLTAPAAPVLPFSTLREPEEGIFLRGDRMVLRTGGAEEEYPLDMIRIPGRHNVENVMAAILTARAAGCSREGISSAVRNFRGISHRIEFAGQKNGVSFYDDSKGTNTGAVQRALETFSRPVILLMGGRDKDGDFASLEEAVQKRVKRLILFGEAAERIGGFLGGVVPTEDGGPLEHAVRRAFEEAAPGDVVLLSPGCASFDAYTDYRQRGRHFKQIVGEL, from the coding sequence ATGGAACTGGCGGGGAAGAACATCCTGGTGATCGGACTCGGCAAGACGGGGAAGTCAACGGCGCAGTTCCTCGCCCGCAGGGGAGCGCGGGTGGCCGTGACGGACACCCGGCCCGCCGCCGATTTCCGGGAATGGATCACCGGCGGCAACGGATCCGGCCAATATGTGTGGACTCCCTATGAGCCGTCGTCGATTGCCGGCATCGACCTGGTGATCCCCTCTCCTGGGATCCCGCCCTCCGATGCGGTGCTCTCGGTGGCCTTGCGCCGGGGCGTGCCCGTTTTCAGCGAGATCGAACTGGCCGCCCGGTTCCTCCGGATCCCCATGATCGCCGTCACGGGCACCAACGGGAAGACCACCGTCGCGACCCTGCTGGGCGAGATCTTCCGGGAGAGCGGCATGGAGGCCTTCGTCGGGGGGAACATCGGGACGCCGCTCATCGACCGCGCCGGTGCCGAGGAAAGCGACCGGTACGCCGTGGTCGAGGTGAGCAGCTTCCAACTCCAGTACATTGATACGTTCCGTCCCTTCGTGTCCCTGATCCTGAACGTGACTCCGGATCACGTGGACTACCACGGGAGCTTCGAGGCCTATCGCCGGGCAAAGGAGCGGATCTTCGAAAACCAGAAGGGAGGGGACCGGGTTGTCCTGAACGCCGACGATCCGTTCCTGTCGCCCCCCCTGACGGCCCCCGCGGCGCCGGTGCTTCCGTTCAGCACCCTTCGCGAGCCCGAGGAGGGGATCTTTCTGCGGGGAGACAGGATGGTTCTCCGGACGGGCGGCGCGGAAGAGGAGTATCCCCTGGACATGATCCGGATCCCCGGGCGGCACAACGTAGAGAACGTCATGGCCGCCATCCTCACGGCCCGGGCGGCCGGCTGCTCCCGGGAGGGAATCTCCTCCGCCGTCCGGAATTTCCGGGGGATCTCTCACCGGATCGAGTTCGCCGGCCAGAAGAACGGGGTCTCCTTTTACGACGACTCGAAGGGGACCAACACGGGGGCGGTGCAGCGGGCCCTGGAGACCTTCTCCCGGCCGGTGATCCTGCTCATGGGAGGCCGCGACAAGGACGGGGATTTTGCGAGCCTGGAAGAGGCGGTGCAAAAACGGGTGAAGCGCCTGATCCTCTTCGGCGAGGCGGCGGAGCGGATCGGCGGATTCCTGGGCGGGGTCGTCCCGACGGAGGACGGTGGTCCCCTGGAGCATGCCGTACGGCGGGCCTTCGAGGAGGCGGCACCGGGGGACGTGGTCCTCCTGTCGCCGGGATGCGCCAGTTTCGACGCCTACACGGACTACCGGCAGCGGGGCCGGCACTTCAAACAGATTGTCGGGGAGCTGTGA